AATGCCTGCCCCACAGTTTTGGCACTTGTAGGGAATGGCTAGACCTTTGGTGCCGATCTGCTCCAGCAGCTGGTTCATGTCCACGGTGACATGTTTGATCATCTGTACACGATCCTTCTCTCTGGCCTTGCCCGCGTAGGTCCACAGCTTATGTCTCTCGAAGATCTGGGCCGCCCCCTCGTAGTTACCAGCCTTCTCCAGGTTCATGGCGGTCTGGAACTCGCCCACGGTCCCGCGGTCGGGGGTCGCTCCGGCATTGGCAGTGCTCCATTCCACGATAATGTTACGAAGTGCGGGATCCTTGCTTTTCATCGCTTCCAGTTCGGCGATCCACCGCTGAAGCTCGTTCTGCTCGTCGACCTTCTTCTGCTCGACCTCAGCGTTGTATTTCACCTTGCACTCGTCACACAACAAGCTCCCGCTCACCGTGCGCTTCTTCTTCTCGTCCCTGATGGTCTGGTCCGCGGCGACGTTCACCAGCACGAACACGACGAAGGCGGCGATCATCGTGTTAAGGCTGGCGAAGGTGATCCCAGGATACAGCGGCTCCTCCCAAGCGAATTCCATGATGCCGAGGAAAAGGATGCCCATGGTGATCACGCTCAAGATTGTCCTGACACCGTTGGCCGCCCTCATCTTGACGAAGGGCTTACTGCACTTGCTGCACCGCAACGATTCCGTTGCCATGAGGCCCTAATCTTCCCTAGGAAGTATCTAAGCCTTATTTGCTGAGATACTGATTCTATCAATAATGAAATATATTATACGGCAGTAGAAACCTTCTCCCGGCTACCTCGCCGGACGGGGCTTGATGTTCTGGTTGGAACGGAACATGTTATCAGGGTCATATCTTGTCTTGATATCGACCAGCCTCTGGTAATTGGACCCGTAGGCGCTGACCACTCTGGCAGACTCCCTGAGATCGTCGAAGTTCACATAACTGCGGTCTGAGAAATGGGGCCGCATGCGTTCGTATAACTCCCGGCTCCAGGCGATGCCCCCCATATCATCACGGGGGTCGGTCCAGGCCCCGATGATGTGGAGGTTGAAGGGGAAGCCGCGGTTGGGAAAGGCTGTAGCGTCCTCGGGTACCCTGTTAGCCTCGCCATGGTGAGCCCACAGGTGGATGGCGGAGAGGGGGGAGGGCATGGCATCGGTCCCTGCCACCAACTCATCCATAGCTTCATCTGTCAGTTGCGGGATGTAGCCGGATTTCCAGTAGTTGCGGGATCCCCACACGCCTGTGTAATCCAGCATTTTCTGTACTTTGTCGTAGGGCATCGGCCCAATGGTATCGACCTCCGGGGGACCGAGGGAGCGTAGCGGAGAGAGGCACCTTTCGCCCTCCTCTAGTCCGCCCGTCCAGCAGACCGTGACAGTGATGGCCGGCCGTCCTCCCCGATCGGTCACGCAGGCGAACACGAGGCCCAGCTCATCCGGTGCTTCCATGGCCAGGTCGCGGAATGTCCGCAGGACCTCACGGGCTTGCGAGCGGGGCCATTGGAGCAGGCCGGACAGGGTGACCTCGATGGGATGCAATGCGAGCTCGAAGGAGGTGACCACTCCCAGGTTCCCGCCACCCCCCCTCAGCGCCCACATCAGGTCCGGCTCGTCGTCATCATTGGCCGCTACCATCCCCCCGTCGGCCGTGACCAGGGTCGCTGCCCTGAGGTTGTCGCACGCCAGGCCGAAGCGAGACATGAGCCAACCGGCCCCTCCTCCGAGGGTGAAGCCAGCGATTCCGGTGGAGGATACCCTCCCTCCGGTGGTGGCAAGACCCAGTCTTTGGGCGACGGGGTCGAGATCCATCCACCGGGCGCCACCTCCTACCCTGGCCGTCCGTTCAGTGGGATCGATGAGAACCCCCCTCATGGCGGTAAGATCGATCACCAGTCCACCATCGTTAAGGGCGTTTCCAGCGACTCCGTGACCACCTGCTCGCACCGATACCTGAACATCGTTCTGGCGGGCGTAGCGAACACAGCGGACGACATCTTCGGACCCCGCACACCTCACGATCATGGCGGGGCGGCGATCGACGATGCCGTTGTATAATGCCCTCGCTCGATCGTAGGCCATCATTCCTGGACGGAGGACCTCACCTCTTATCCCGGCTAGTTCGTCCTGCGTCCGATGCAGTGTGCTCCCCCTAAGTTCGTTGACCATCCGATCCATTTTGGCATCATCTCATATTTGGACGTATATGGAAGGATATGAACGGTTCAATCGTACCGTTTGAGGGTGCGATCCGGTCCCGCCGTCGGCCGCCCGACCATCGTCCCGCCCTCGACCCCATCGCTCCGGTGATAGCGAAAGTGGAAATACCCAGCAATGGGAACGTGACTTCCCCCTCCGGGGGAGGACCAATAGGACTATGAAAGCTGTTGTGTACGATGGACCGGGTTCGGTGGACGTCAAGGAGGTACCAGACCCCAGGATAGAGGGACCTAACGATGCGATTATCAGGATGACAACAAGCGCAATCTGCGGGAGCGATCTGCACATGTATGATGGGCATACTCCGGCCAAACCGGGGATGATCCTTGGCCACGAGCCCATGGGTGTAGTGGAGGAGGTCGGGGAGGGTGTGAAGATGATTAAGGAGGGTGATCGAGTGGTCATGCCCTTCAACGTCGCCTGCGGCACCTGCCTGAACTGCCTGAAGGGTTACAGCAGCGCCTGTCTCACCATGAATCCGGCCAGTGCGGGGGCGGCGTACGGGTATGTGGAGATGGGTCCCTATCCGGGCGGTCAGGCCGAGCTGTTGAGGGTGCCCCAGGCGGACTGGGCATGCCTACCGCTACCAGGCAAGCCGGGTGACGAAAAGGAAGACGATTACGTGCTCCTTGCCGATATCTTTCCTACTTCCTACCACGCCACGGAGATGGCCATGGTTGCGCCGGGTCGTACCGTGGGTATCTTCGGTGCCGGTCCGGTCGGGCTGCTGGCGGCGTACTGCTCGATTCTGAAGGGCGCGAGCGAGGTGTACGTGGTGGATAGATCGGAGAAGAGGCTTGAGCTAGCGAAGTCAATTGGAGCCATACCGATCAACTTCACTGAGGGCGATCCGGTGAAGCAGATCATGGAGCTCAGACAGGGCACCGCGGTGGTGAGCAAATCCCTCCATCCCGAGGAGAAGCTGATGGGGGTGGAGTGCGGCATCGATGCCGTCGGCTACCAGGCCAACGACCGCGCCGACCCTCAGCAGTTCAATCCCAACCAGGTGCTCAGCGATCTGGCGAGGCTGATCAACCCGGCCGGCCATCTGGGTGTGATCGGCGTGTACATGAAGGAGGACCCTCAGGCCAGGAACGAGCTGGAGAAGAAGGGCATTCTCGCCATCCCGTTCGGTATGATGTGGACAAAGGGGATCACCATCGGTACTGGGCAGGCTCCAGTGAAGAACTATCAGCCCTACCTTCGAGATCTGATCGCCAACGGAAAGGCCAAGCCCTCGTTCATCGTCAGCGACCGGATCTCCATCTCCGAGGCGGCCCAGGCCTATCAAGAGTTCGACAAGCGGGATAACATCACCAAGGCGGTGATCAAGTTCTGAAGGGAGCGTTCTGGCCATTGCGGTCAGACGCGCAGTGATTGTTCCATCAGCTGTGGATGGTCACTGCGCATGTGATCCCGCATCAGGCGATTGAGTCCCTCCATCTGCCGACTGAGGATGATGGTCCCGCACACTGGACATTCCGCTCCGATCTCTCCCGCCTTTACCTCTGACGAAACCGTCGGGGGCATACCTGGAGCGGTCTTGACTGCTCCTGCGCCTTGTCCGGTGAGCAGCAGGCGGTCCCGGTCCTCCTGTCGGCCCAGGTCCCCGCGTAGTGGCGAGACGTCCATGCCGTCGTCCATCCCCAAGCGATAATTGGCCTTTTCCATTACGAGGTTGCTGGTCGGTGGCGATGGGGTGGAGGTCGGGGTCGAGGTCTTGAGGTTCATCACGCCCTTGAGCCAGTCCACGCCCTCGGACAGCTTTCCTCCCGGCGAGGAGGTGCTCTGATGGCTCCCCAACCCTCGGCGGGTATCGGCGGCGGCCGCTCGAGGGTTCCCGGTCGTCTGCAGGCTAGAGGGGTCAGGAGAAATGGGCATCCCCAGTCCGCTATCGGAGAAGGGCTGTTCGGAGATCGGTGCAGCGCCGCCATCTCGGGCCCTCGCCATCCTGTCGGCCCGCGCTGCGGGCGCCTCGCGGATCAGCCCGTGAGAGGCGGCGAAGTGTGTCCTCATGGTCGATGAGAGCAGTGACGCGTCATCGCTCTCCAGTCGCTCCCCGCACACGGGGCAGAGGAGTTCGGATTCGGTCATGACCTGACGTTCCAGTCCGTTGTTCATAATTATTTTCCGTATCTCGGTGGCATAGGGGGCCCAGCCTGTTTTTACAGCGAGGGCTCAACAGCCCCGTTCATCCAGCGGTCCCCGGGCATATACTCCTAAGGACAATCATGTCCGTGAGATTGACAGTCTAGACAGAATGCCGACCATGCACCTAGATAGTCAAGTGCATTGTCAATGGAACGAGCATGATGGGATCGAAGGGATTGATGGCCGGGAAGAGAGTTGACCCTACGGACCACCAACGGATTGCTCCCTCCTTTGGAAATAGTGCGGGTCTAGCGCTCGTCACCTGTCCCGGCCGACACAGAGAAGTACCTCCTGGTCGAGGGCATGACCAAGGCGATGAAGATGGCTAAGCCCATGGCGATGGTCATATACGTAGCCGGATAGTCCAGTCCGATGAGGAGGTTCTCCATGAACAGCCATGCTATAAGTATGGCCACGAGGGCGATCCCGCCCTGCCAGGACCAATGGATGCCGCCTGCCTTACTGATCTCGCTGAAGAACAGCTCTCCTCTGGTCCAAGCGCCGTGGGCGAGAAACAGGGGATACAGCCCGTAGATAAAGAAGAGGAACAGGCCGACCAGGAAAAAACTTTGGGAGGGTATCTTCTCGGCCATGGCGTGTTGGAATCCGATCAGGGCGCCGCTCGGGTCGGACATCAACAGGATGCCGCTGATGATGCCCATTGCACCGAAGAGAACTTCCAAAACGATCAGAGCCTTGACGGCTTTGGGACGCGGTATCTTCGTTCCAGTCAATTTGTTACCCATGCCAGGATCGACCTGGCCCTATAAAAAGGGCGGATCACGGATCAGGTCGAGGCAGGGTACGAACGCTCCGTTCATCGATCGCAACTTTATGTTGATCCTATGCTGACCTCTTGTTGGTATTGGAACTAGGACTCATATCGCCCAGATCACTGACGCGTCCCATGTTATCCCCTTCCTCGTGTCCATCGCCCCAAGCTTTGTCCCCGTACCGTTCTGGCCCTTATTCGAGCTGGCCATACAGCCTCTGTATCCTAGATTGGTGAGAGGGAGATGAGATCCACCGATCTCTGAAAACACTTCATTTTTTTTGCCTCCTCGTAATAAACGTTCACTATCAGCAGGCAGGAGTGCGTGTCGTGACACGGAAGCATGGGGGGCGACGTGTTGTGCGAATGCCCGTTATAGATATACATCTATCAGAAGCGACGTAATATGGACAAAAGATTGATATTAGAAGTGATGTATGCTAATTTGTCTTCCGGCCGAATGACTGTAAGTAGGAAGCTCACCTCGGAACATACAGAATCCCTAACTGCATGACATCACTCTCGGTCGGAAGACACTTGAGTAATACGCCAGCTTTGCCTCCAAAACCCCTTACCAATCTCCCCCTCCCGGGGGTTCTTTCATTTCGCCCTTCTCCCACCCCATCCCGGTCACTAGATCCGTCCGGTCCCCTCGCGGTATCGTCCCGTTGTTGGCCGCTGCCCCATTGGGTTCGATTGAATATCTCGGTTAATTTTTTATCCTCTCGATAGCCAAGTTCCAGATGGTGACCATAGATGGCGATGAAGGAGGAAACTATTGGGCCGCTGGAGAGTAGGTCGAAAAATGCTACCGCCGATACCAAGGCCATAAATGAACATTACCTTCGGTCTCTGCCTTTCGAGGATGAGCTGGACTTCGAGGATGCAAGACGTGGTTTCATTGCTCCCCTACCAGATGGCGGGATGGTCAAGGATGGGAAGGGACAGATTGTCTGGGATCTCGGTCGCTTCTCCTTCATCGAACAGGATGCGAAGGCCCCCGATACAATCAATCCTAGTCTGTGGCGCCAGTCCCAGCTGGTCGTACAGGGCGGTTTATTCAAGGTCGTCGATGGCCTATATCAGGTTCGTACCGCTGATCTGTCGAACATCACCTTCTTCGAGGGTGATGACGGTATCGTTGTCGCCGATCCTCTGATCTCGGTGGAGACGGCAAGAGCGGCCCTTGGACTGTATTATCGACACAGGCCCAAGAAACCCGTTGTAGCAGTGATCCATTCCCACAGCCACGTGGACCATTTCGGTGGCGTTCGCGGAGTGATCGATGAAGCCGATGTGAAATCAGGCAAGGTCAAGATAATTGCGCCGGAAGGCTTCCTCGAAGCGGCTGTATCCGAGAATGTCATGGCCGGCAATGTCATGAGTCGCCGGGCCACCTATATGTATGGCAATCTCCTGGCTCCTGGACCAAAGGGGCAAGTGGGGGCCGGCCTGGGCGTGACCACTTCTTCCGGTACCTTGAGCCTGCTTCCCCCGACCGATCTGATCACCGAGACTGGGCAGAGGATGAACATTGCCGGCTTGGACTTCGAATTTATGTTGGCGCCAGACACTGAGGCCCCGGCAGAGATGCACTGGTACATCGAACAGTTCAAGGCGGTCACCGCCGCCGAAAACTGTTGCCACACGATGCATAACACCTACACTCTGCGCGGGGCCAAGATCCGGGATCCGCTGGCATGGTCCAAGTATCTGGACCAGACGATACAGATGTGGGGCGGTCGGTCGGAGGTGATGTATGGAATGCATCATTGGCCAGTGTGGGGAACCGAGCGTGTCCTGGAGATGTTGACCAAGGCCCGGGACGGCTATCGTTTCATCAACGATCAGACATTAAGGCTAGCTAACCACGGTTTGACTCCTGTGGAGATCGCTGAGCACATCGAGCTGCCAAAGGAAGTGGCCCGTCATTGGGCTTTCCGCGGCTACTACGGCTCTCTCAATCACAACGTCAAAGCGACCTACGTGCGCTATCTGGGATGGTTCGACGGCAATCCTGCCCATCTGCACGAACTGCCGCCCGAGGAAAGGGGTAGCAAGTACGTCGAATTCATGGGGGGCGCCGAGTCCGTGCTCGAGAAAGCAAAGGACGCCTTCGAGAGAGGAGAATATCGCTGGGTCGCCGAGATCGTAAACCATGTGGTCTTCGCCGATCCAACTAACCAAAGGGCGAAGGAGCTCCAGGCCGATGCACTGGAGCAGCTTGGCTACCAGGCGGAGTCGGGTCCGTGGCGCAACTTCTATCTTACCGGAGCGAAGGAACTGCGGGACGGAGTCATGCAGCTTCCCGTACCTGTCATTCCCGACGACTTCATGAGATCTGTAAGCATCCCTCTCTTGCTTGACTCATTGGCCGTGCAGCTTAATGGCCCAAAATCCGAGGGCAGGAAGATAACGCTCAATCTTACCTTCATCGACAGCAATGAGCCATGTACGCTCATCCTCGATAATGCTGCCTTGAGTCATCGGTATGGTGTTCACTCTGAAGATGCAGATGCTACGATCGAGCTCAGGAGAGCGTCACTGATCAGAATGCTGGCAGGGCAATCGTCGATGGATGATCAGATCCGCTCTGGAGAGATCAGGATTCAAGGCAGGGGGAAGGCACTAAATGAGCTGTTATCGATGCTGGATACATTTGAGTTCTGGTTCAACATTGTGACGCCTTGATGTGGAAAATCATTCCATCATATGCGACAACCGAATCGACCGATAACGAGCTGGCCACCGCAGTCCTCAAAGACATCGCCGACGGGGAGCGGGTTCATGCCGGAGAGTTCCTGCGGCTGCTTAAGGAGCTGTCCCCGGACGAGGAAGCATTCTACTCGGAAGGCGTTTAGGAGGTCGAAGAAGAGATCGAGAAGATGAAGAACGGCCCCAAGCCCGAGTCGATCTCAGGCGTTGACGATTCGTTGTTGAATTGATCAATAGTCCGAACGACGAGGGGGGCGCGGAGCTTATGCTGGAGCGCAGGCACGACATCGATGCGCTCCCGAATAAGCATATGATTTCCTTGTCCACCACTTCTGCACCATTGCCAGGGCGGCTATCTTGTAATAAGACCAACGAAAGATAGATATGAAGAAAGCAGCCACCTCATCTACATGTCAGACCTGTCTAGCGTTCATTCGGTCTTGAGCATAGACCGAAAGCTGTCCAAGGATGAGCTCGCTCGCGCGCTAAGATTGAGCATTGCTGACGAATATGAAGCCATACAGATCTACCAGCAGATGGCCGAAGGCATCGAGGATGAGGGGATTAAGAAGGTTATATTGGACATAGTCCGGGAAGAGCAGAAACACGCCAGCCAGTTCTGGGACCTTCTGGCGAGAGTCGTCCCGGAAGAGGAAAAGATATACCATGAGGCGGTAAAAGAGAATAAAGAGCTCATGGGAAATTGAGCGGTCAAGTCCTGCCTGAAATGGCGTCGGCGGGCTTGGAGCGCCCCCTAACCTCATCATCATTCCGTGATCGCGTGCAGGACGGAACATCATTAAAAGGCATGATGCCTTTCGTCCATATGCTCCATGGCATTGAACACATCTATCCTGGTCACGATTCCTACCACTCTGCCACCCAAGGGTTCGATCACCAAGATGGTCGACAGCCTCTTGGATGCCATCATCTCGAAGGCTTCAACGGCTGAGGCATCCGGGCCGATGGTGTGATATCCGGTTTGAACCTGTTCCTGACCCAGCTCACCCTTATGACCCAGGATGCCGTCCCTGGTAGCTATCCCTTCTACCCTGCCGTCTCGAACGACCGGGTAAATGTGGTGCGGATGCGTGCGGACGATATCCATCAGCTCTCGGCTCGAAGCGGTCGACGAGACTGTGACAGGATCTCTGGACATGATGTCCTTTACCTTTTTCCCACCAAGAGTGGAGAAGTCCACCCCGATCCTGCAGCTAGTGATCTGACTTTCATAAAGGCTCCATTTTCCAGAAACCAAGTAACTGACGGTGGAGGCGATCATCAGCGGGATCAGGACTACATAACCACCTACCATTTCAGTGACTAGGACAGCTGCGGCGATGGGAGTTTTTGATACCCCGGCCATCATCGCCCCCATTCCGACGAGGACAAAGAGAGGATAAGGTTGTAGGTTCAGAAGAAGAGCGATCGAACCGCCAATGGCCCCTCCGATGATCAATGACGGGAAGAATATTCCACCACTTCCGCCTGAGCCAACAGTGAATGAAGTGGCAACCATCTTGGCCAGTAAAATGCCAATCAACAGAGCTATGCTAATAGTCGTTCCACCAAGGATCAGCTGTATCGTTCCTTCACCAAGCCCCAATATCTGCGGGTACTCGAGACCTATGATGCCCACCAAGAAGCCCCCGATAAATGTCGTCGCAGGCAGCGGTAGCTTTGAACCCCGAAAGACCCCTGTGACCCGCTTCATGAGGTAGACGAACAGGATCCCGATCAATCCGATGATCGCCCCCAAGATGAGCGTTATCGACAGCAGATCAGCCGTTATGGGAACATCGGTCAGATCAGAGGAGAAGATCGGACCACCACCCCCAAACGGAACGAAGACCAAATATGACGTCACGCTCGAGATGATCGAAGGTATTGCGGCGTTGCCTTCAAAATCATTTTTATACGGGACCTCTATGGCGAAAATGGCCGAGCCTAACGGCGCTCGAAAGACTGCGGACCAGCCCGCGGCCATCCCGGCTACAACAAGAATCCTCATCTCGGAGCGACTTAACTTCATTCTCGTCCCAATTGTTGAGGCGATGCTCGCAGAAATCTGGGATATGGGACCTTCGTTTCCGGAGCTTCCGCCGGTCCCAATTGTCAAAGCCGACGCGATCATCTTCACGGGTGCGACGATTCCTCGGATCTTCCCGCCATCATGATGCATCGAGCTGATAACATGATCAGTGCCTGGCCCAGCAGTCTCCGGAGCAAAACGCATCATGACAATGCCCGCTAGCAAGCCGCCCACAGCAGGCAGCATCAGCAAGACATACCAAGGCATCACATAAGAGTCATAGGAGATGTTCCAAACCAGGTTAAGCAGGAGCTGGAACACAATGGCTCCTAACCCCGAAACGATTCCAACGGCTATGCTGATCGGAATCCACTTTCTAAGATATGGGCCAAGGTCCTCATCGAAAGAACGATGCAACCCTTCGATGAATGAAATTGAGGTCATAGACATATTGTTGCACTTGGCCCAAAGAAGCCCAAGTCCAGTCGAGGCAGCGAACAATGGATATTAAAAACAACTTCATAATTTATCTGGATATATCTTTCCATTTTCGCCTTCAGGCCATCATAGCTCGACCAGGCCTCCTGGTTTACTGGATCCATAGGGGATGAATTAGGATAATCATCTCTGCAGTTCATCCCACGGATCGTCAATGCCCGATCGCCAATGGGCTATCGCCCGCATCTGATGAAAAGGATGTTTGGGCTTTCGACGTCACCATCACCCTTTATTGATTTTCCAGTACACGATCCCACCGATCGGAAGAACGCGATAATGTCGATTGAAAATGTCATTCGGATAGGCGATGATGTGATCATGGAATCAAAGGTCCAGCAGCAAAGGGGGCGAGGGGGACTCCTCATTCTTCTGCACATCCTCCCTTGCTAACTGCCTCTCGACCAGATACGCACCCGCAGAGGTCAAAATGGTCGAGGCGATGACCACAAAGGCCACAATCCCCATCAAGGTATCTTTGGCAATCCCATCTGCCACGCCATGGGAGAACGGCAACAGTGCAACCACTATGGTGCAGAGTCCTCTGGGAAACATCGTCCTTATCGATAGCAGCTCTGATCTGGCCCAGTTATTCCTCATCTTGAATAGGGCGACCACCAACTGCCTTAGGATCACGAGAATGAAGAATACGGTTGTGCCGTATATCAGCAGCTCTAATCCAATTTGGAGAGTGGCAACATACATGCCAAGAAATGTGAAAAAGAAGACCTTGATAAAGAACGAAACCTCCTCATTCAGCACATTGAACTTTTCCCCCAGTAGATCCTTCT
The DNA window shown above is from Methanomassiliicoccus sp. and carries:
- a CDS encoding FAD-binding oxidoreductase, with the protein product MDRMVNELRGSTLHRTQDELAGIRGEVLRPGMMAYDRARALYNGIVDRRPAMIVRCAGSEDVVRCVRYARQNDVQVSVRAGGHGVAGNALNDGGLVIDLTAMRGVLIDPTERTARVGGGARWMDLDPVAQRLGLATTGGRVSSTGIAGFTLGGGAGWLMSRFGLACDNLRAATLVTADGGMVAANDDDEPDLMWALRGGGGNLGVVTSFELALHPIEVTLSGLLQWPRSQAREVLRTFRDLAMEAPDELGLVFACVTDRGGRPAITVTVCWTGGLEEGERCLSPLRSLGPPEVDTIGPMPYDKVQKMLDYTGVWGSRNYWKSGYIPQLTDEAMDELVAGTDAMPSPLSAIHLWAHHGEANRVPEDATAFPNRGFPFNLHIIGAWTDPRDDMGGIAWSRELYERMRPHFSDRSYVNFDDLRESARVVSAYGSNYQRLVDIKTRYDPDNMFRSNQNIKPRPAR
- a CDS encoding glutathione-independent formaldehyde dehydrogenase — protein: MKAVVYDGPGSVDVKEVPDPRIEGPNDAIIRMTTSAICGSDLHMYDGHTPAKPGMILGHEPMGVVEEVGEGVKMIKEGDRVVMPFNVACGTCLNCLKGYSSACLTMNPASAGAAYGYVEMGPYPGGQAELLRVPQADWACLPLPGKPGDEKEDDYVLLADIFPTSYHATEMAMVAPGRTVGIFGAGPVGLLAAYCSILKGASEVYVVDRSEKRLELAKSIGAIPINFTEGDPVKQIMELRQGTAVVSKSLHPEEKLMGVECGIDAVGYQANDRADPQQFNPNQVLSDLARLINPAGHLGVIGVYMKEDPQARNELEKKGILAIPFGMMWTKGITIGTGQAPVKNYQPYLRDLIANGKAKPSFIVSDRISISEAAQAYQEFDKRDNITKAVIKF
- a CDS encoding alkyl sulfatase dimerization domain-containing protein — translated: MAMKEETIGPLESRSKNATADTKAINEHYLRSLPFEDELDFEDARRGFIAPLPDGGMVKDGKGQIVWDLGRFSFIEQDAKAPDTINPSLWRQSQLVVQGGLFKVVDGLYQVRTADLSNITFFEGDDGIVVADPLISVETARAALGLYYRHRPKKPVVAVIHSHSHVDHFGGVRGVIDEADVKSGKVKIIAPEGFLEAAVSENVMAGNVMSRRATYMYGNLLAPGPKGQVGAGLGVTTSSGTLSLLPPTDLITETGQRMNIAGLDFEFMLAPDTEAPAEMHWYIEQFKAVTAAENCCHTMHNTYTLRGAKIRDPLAWSKYLDQTIQMWGGRSEVMYGMHHWPVWGTERVLEMLTKARDGYRFINDQTLRLANHGLTPVEIAEHIELPKEVARHWAFRGYYGSLNHNVKATYVRYLGWFDGNPAHLHELPPEERGSKYVEFMGGAESVLEKAKDAFERGEYRWVAEIVNHVVFADPTNQRAKELQADALEQLGYQAESGPWRNFYLTGAKELRDGVMQLPVPVIPDDFMRSVSIPLLLDSLAVQLNGPKSEGRKITLNLTFIDSNEPCTLILDNAALSHRYGVHSEDADATIELRRASLIRMLAGQSSMDDQIRSGEIRIQGRGKALNELLSMLDTFEFWFNIVTP
- a CDS encoding ferritin family protein, with protein sequence MSDLSSVHSVLSIDRKLSKDELARALRLSIADEYEAIQIYQQMAEGIEDEGIKKVILDIVREEQKHASQFWDLLARVVPEEEKIYHEAVKENKELMGN
- a CDS encoding chloride channel protein produces the protein MTSISFIEGLHRSFDEDLGPYLRKWIPISIAVGIVSGLGAIVFQLLLNLVWNISYDSYVMPWYVLLMLPAVGGLLAGIVMMRFAPETAGPGTDHVISSMHHDGGKIRGIVAPVKMIASALTIGTGGSSGNEGPISQISASIASTIGTRMKLSRSEMRILVVAGMAAGWSAVFRAPLGSAIFAIEVPYKNDFEGNAAIPSIISSVTSYLVFVPFGGGGPIFSSDLTDVPITADLLSITLILGAIIGLIGILFVYLMKRVTGVFRGSKLPLPATTFIGGFLVGIIGLEYPQILGLGEGTIQLILGGTTISIALLIGILLAKMVATSFTVGSGGSGGIFFPSLIIGGAIGGSIALLLNLQPYPLFVLVGMGAMMAGVSKTPIAAAVLVTEMVGGYVVLIPLMIASTVSYLVSGKWSLYESQITSCRIGVDFSTLGGKKVKDIMSRDPVTVSSTASSRELMDIVRTHPHHIYPVVRDGRVEGIATRDGILGHKGELGQEQVQTGYHTIGPDASAVEAFEMMASKRLSTILVIEPLGGRVVGIVTRIDVFNAMEHMDERHHAF